A stretch of the Solanum dulcamara chromosome 6, daSolDulc1.2, whole genome shotgun sequence genome encodes the following:
- the LOC129891705 gene encoding uncharacterized protein LOC129891705 has product MATSLAAMTARRSTSFTRFPFSSSTSQAASLCQSRGFAGAADHHGPAKVNCWQDPMSPSKWKEEHFVIVSLSGWGLLFYGGYKLFTGGKKNKEETLVQEAQ; this is encoded by the exons ATGGCAACTTCATTGGCAGCGATGACGGCGCGTCGATCCACAAGCTTCACGCGCTTTCCCTTCTCAAGCTCTACGTCTCAAGCAGCTTCTCTTTGTCAGAGCCGCGGTTTTGCCGGAGCTGCTG ATCATCACGGGCCAGCTAAGGTCAATTGCTGGCAAGACCCTATGAGTCCTTCAAAATGGAAAGAAGAACac TTTGTGATTGTATCATTGTCTGGATGGGGCTTGCTTTTCTACGGTGGATACAAGTTGTTCACTGGAGGCAAGAAGAACAAAGAAGAG ACATTGGTACAAGAAGCACAGTAA
- the LOC129893045 gene encoding QWRF motif-containing protein 3, translating to MKENDCENIDFGKPKKTKSREVRSRYLSPTSNSSILDDENQSPQCIVPKPRSSTDYKKHKSLEKSGLMGKLWPSSSSSSSTMMDTLANHLGNDRLKDLEERKNRENSNSHPLFLSKQKSCTGFSRFENENEMTKEKRRSFFGRSMGYTGKIKFPGRFSTNSSKSSNLSEGNSDQIAPGRFSVDGNSLGRRCNSARIRSDILSDIANESESEYSDICSNNSFDSPVFGRNIVAPSYMAPTLSSRKAGIEVPSKYMQDSLSKSRRWSSDSSVHKPIQRATTSLYSKTSKWALSPGRPNSPPVFMENKGVFTSNMKPPTSPSKGKKVGNFLSMGLELLKGKKFASGAASPLRPGMTESAHHLRILHNRFLQWRYVNARADSVHHNISKQAEANLVYALDGVIKLRQSVVQKKLQLQRQKLEMKLSFVLHSQIKLLEAWGSIERQHSSAVSVSLDCLQSAVCRVPLIEGATVEPQSAIIALQHASDLSSSIKLILSNFSPGVEKTAEVIKEMAEVVVQEKLLLEECLELFKNISTLESQERNLICSIIQLRLQQEQHCKKEKEIVAA from the exons ATGAAGGAAAACGACTGTGAAAACATCGATTTTGGTAAGCCAAAAAAGACAAAATCTAGAGAAGTTCGTTCAAGATATTTGTCTCCAACTTCAAATTCTTCAATCCTTGACGATGAGAATCAGTCTCCACAATGTATAGTCCCGAAACCAAGATCATCTACTGATTATAAGAAGCATAAAAGTCTCGAAAAATCGGGATTAATGGGTAAACTTTggccatcttcttcttcttcttcaagtacAATGATGGATACTCTTGCTAATCATTTAGGAAATGATAGATTAAAAGACCTTGAAGAGCGAAAAAATCGCGAAAATTCAAATTCTCATCCCCTGTTTCTGAGTAAGCAAAAGAGTTGCACGGGGTTTAGTAGGTTTGAGAATGAAAACGAAATgacaaaagagaaaagaagatcGTTTTTTGGTCGATCAATGGGATACACAGGAAAAATCAAGTTTCCAGGGAGATTTTCGACTAATTCATCAAAGTCTTCGAATTTATCGGAAGGTAATAGTGATCAGATAGCCCCTGGAAGATTTTCTGTTGATGGGAATTCTCTTGGAAGAAGATGTAATTCAGCAAGAATTAGATCAGATATTTTATCCGATATAGCAAATGAATCGGAATCCGAATACAGTGACATTTGTTCAAACAACAGTTTTGATTCCCCTGTTTTTGGGAGAAATATTGTAGCACCATCATATATGGCACCAACACTAAGTTCAAGAAAAGCTGGTATCGAAGTTCCATCCAAGTATATGCAAGATTCGTTATCAAAATCGCGAAGATGGAGTTCAGATTCCAGTGTTCATAAGCCAATACAAAGGGCTACTACTTCACTTTACAGTAAAACTTCTAAATGGGCTTTGTCTCCTGGAAGGCCAAATTCTCCTCCTGTGTTTATGGAAAACAAAGGGGTTTTTACATCGAATATGAAGCCCCCAACGAGTCCTTCTAAGGGGAAAAAAGTTGGGAATTTCCTTAGCATGGGACTTGAATTGCTCAAAGGTAAGAAATTTGCATCTGGTGCAGCATCCCCTCTTAGGCCAGGCATGACGGAGAGCGCTCATCATCTAAGGATACTTCATAATAGATTTTTGCAGTGGAGATATGTAAATGCCAGAGCTGATTCAGTCCATCACAATATCAGTAAACAAGCTGAG GCAAACTTAGTATATGCTTTGGATGGTGTAATAAAATTGAGACAATCTGTGGTACAAAAGAAGTTGCAGCTACAGAGGCAAAAGCTTGAGATGAAATTGAGTTTTGTTCTTCATTCTCAA ATAAAGTTACTAGAAGCCTGGGGTTCTATTGAAAGGCAGCATTCTTCAGCAGTGTCAGTATCCCTAGATTGTTTACAATCTGCAGTCTGTAGGGTTCCTCTCATTGAAGGAGCGACG GTGGAACCACAATCAGCTATTATTGCTCTTCAACATGCATCAGATTTATCTTCATCGATCAAGTTGATATTATCCAACTTCTCACCAGGA GTTGAAAAAACTGCAGAAGTAATCAAGGAAATGGCAGAGGTTGTTGTACAAGAGAAGTTGCTGTTAGAAGAATGCTTGGAACTTTTCAAAAACATTTCTACACTAGAG AGTCAAGAAAGGAATCTAATATGCAGCATTATACAATTAAGACTGCAACAAGAACAGCACTGCAAGAAAGAGAAGGAGATAGTAGCTGCTTAA